The following proteins come from a genomic window of Denitromonas sp.:
- a CDS encoding PEP-CTERM sorting domain-containing protein, with amino-acid sequence MLPKTSFKSALAIGIMTASASAFALPNVFNDTIANGISQFDSTVALAGSTVATAQIVSGTSVYNYTDLGGNPATVTITRPNGSAVAFGSAYSSGGITTTGDVININPSNGGEAIPGFNSGVTFTFSSAINALGFEVGDWATCCMSGTRPVGSPSTGSGLWIAFDGGQAFLTANALSANDNPGYAAANSFTNFIGAIDDTSTFTSVTFFGDGFGEFLVAGGTLRFSAVPEGSVSNPIPEPGTLVLAGLALVGLGLSRRKM; translated from the coding sequence ATGCTGCCCAAAACCTCGTTCAAGTCCGCCCTCGCCATCGGCATCATGACCGCCTCCGCGTCGGCCTTCGCCCTGCCGAACGTCTTCAATGACACCATCGCCAACGGTATCAGCCAGTTTGACTCGACCGTTGCGCTGGCCGGCTCGACCGTTGCCACCGCCCAGATCGTCAGCGGCACCAGTGTCTACAACTACACCGACCTCGGCGGCAACCCGGCGACCGTCACCATCACCCGCCCGAACGGCAGTGCCGTCGCCTTCGGCAGCGCCTACTCCAGCGGCGGCATCACCACCACCGGTGACGTCATCAACATCAACCCGAGCAATGGTGGCGAGGCGATTCCGGGCTTCAACTCCGGCGTGACCTTCACCTTCTCCTCGGCCATCAACGCCCTCGGCTTCGAAGTCGGCGACTGGGCTACCTGCTGCATGTCGGGCACCCGCCCGGTCGGCTCGCCCTCGACCGGCTCCGGCCTGTGGATCGCCTTCGATGGTGGCCAGGCCTTCCTGACCGCCAACGCCCTGTCGGCCAACGACAACCCGGGCTACGCTGCCGCCAACAGCTTCACCAACTTCATCGGCGCGATCGACGACACCAGCACCTTCACCTCCGTGACCTTCTTCGGTGACGGCTTCGGTGAGTTCCTGGTGGCCGGCGGCACGCTGCGCTTCTCCGCGGTGCCGGAAGGTTCCGTGAGCAACCCGATCCCGGAACCGGGCACTCTGGTGCTGGCCGGTCTGGCACTGGTCGGTCTGGGCCTGTCCCGCCGCAAGATGTAA
- a CDS encoding glutathione S-transferase — MKLTASLTSPYARKIRILLAEKQIPCELVVDSPWETATSVPALNPLGKVPVLETDDGEAFFDSPVIAGFLEALDIPPHFIPQAGMPAVRVRQTEALADGILDAAVLAYLETLRPAEARLQSSIDRQHDKINRALARLESQLTGEFFHDDRISLADVAVGCALEYLDLRAPGLDWRAHYPRLKAFLAQIGERDSFVSTRPPA; from the coding sequence ATGAAACTCACCGCCTCGCTTACCAGCCCCTATGCCCGCAAGATCCGCATCCTGCTGGCCGAAAAGCAGATCCCGTGCGAGCTGGTGGTGGACTCCCCCTGGGAGACCGCCACCTCGGTACCCGCGCTCAACCCGCTAGGCAAGGTGCCGGTGCTCGAGACCGACGACGGCGAAGCGTTTTTTGATTCACCGGTCATCGCCGGCTTTCTCGAAGCCCTCGACATCCCGCCCCATTTCATCCCGCAGGCGGGCATGCCGGCGGTGCGGGTGCGCCAGACCGAGGCGCTGGCCGACGGCATTCTCGACGCGGCGGTGCTCGCCTACCTCGAAACCCTGCGCCCCGCCGAGGCCCGCCTGCAAAGCAGCATCGACCGCCAGCATGACAAGATCAACCGCGCGCTGGCGCGGCTCGAATCGCAGCTCACCGGCGAGTTCTTCCATGATGACCGGATCAGCCTGGCCGACGTCGCCGTCGGCTGCGCGCTCGAGTACCTCGACCTGCGCGCCCCCGGCCTCGACTGGCGGGCCCACTATCCGCGACTGAAGGCCTTCCTGGCGCAGATCGGCGAACGCGACAGCTTCGTCAGCACCCGCCCACCGGCCTGA
- the ubiU gene encoding ubiquinone anaerobic biosynthesis protein UbiU, with amino-acid sequence MTANHPIELVCPAGSLPALKTAVDAGADCVYVGFKNATNARNFTGLNFTDASMREGIRYAHDRGRKVLLALNTYPQAGNWPEWTKTIDTAADMGVDAVILADPGLMRYANRTHPDLRLHLSVQGSATSYEAINFYHEQFGVQRAVLPRVLSLPQVEHVIKKTPVEIEVFGFGGLCVMVEGRCSLSAYATGESPNCNGACSPGKHVRWEQTAKGMETRLNGILIDRFTDDERAGYPTLCKGRFAVGDDTYYAIEEPTSLNTLELLPDLARAGVRAIKIEGRQRSPAYVQQVTRVWRAAIDRLKADGERFAVQPEWMAALNNVSEGQSHTLGAYYRPWK; translated from the coding sequence ATGACTGCCAATCACCCGATCGAACTCGTCTGCCCTGCCGGCAGCCTGCCCGCCCTGAAGACTGCCGTCGACGCAGGCGCCGACTGTGTCTACGTTGGCTTCAAGAACGCCACCAACGCGCGCAACTTCACCGGGCTGAACTTCACCGACGCCAGCATGCGCGAGGGCATCCGCTACGCACATGATCGTGGCCGCAAGGTGCTGCTGGCGCTGAACACCTATCCGCAGGCCGGCAACTGGCCGGAGTGGACCAAGACCATCGACACCGCCGCCGACATGGGCGTCGATGCAGTGATCCTGGCCGACCCCGGCCTGATGCGCTACGCCAACCGCACGCATCCCGATCTGCGCCTGCATCTGTCGGTGCAAGGCTCGGCCACCAGCTACGAAGCCATCAATTTCTATCACGAGCAGTTCGGCGTTCAACGCGCAGTCTTGCCGCGGGTGCTGTCGCTGCCGCAGGTCGAGCATGTGATCAAGAAGACCCCGGTCGAGATCGAAGTCTTCGGTTTCGGCGGCTTGTGCGTGATGGTCGAGGGGCGCTGCTCGCTGTCGGCCTACGCCACCGGCGAGTCGCCCAACTGCAACGGCGCCTGCTCGCCGGGCAAGCATGTGCGCTGGGAGCAGACCGCCAAGGGCATGGAAACCCGGCTCAACGGCATCCTCATCGACCGCTTTACCGACGACGAACGCGCCGGCTACCCCACGCTGTGCAAGGGCCGTTTCGCCGTGGGTGACGACACCTACTACGCCATCGAGGAGCCGACCAGCCTGAACACGCTTGAGCTGCTGCCCGACCTGGCCCGCGCCGGCGTGCGCGCCATCAAGATCGAAGGCCGTCAACGCAGCCCCGCCTATGTGCAGCAAGTCACCCGCGTGTGGCGCGCCGCCATCGACCGGCTCAAGGCCGACGGCGAGCGTTTTGCCGTCCAGCCCGAATGGATGGCCGCGCTCAACAATGTCTCCGAAGGCCAGAGCCACACGCTCGGCGCCTACTATCGCCCCTGGAAATAA
- a CDS encoding U32 family peptidase, whose translation MCSRRHEMRLEDWFDVARVLAEAGKEVVFSSLVLIESESDLKVLRKLVNQPDFRVEANDMAAVQALVRAGHKHWVAGPTLNVFNPETMNVFAEQGATRWAVPPEMAREAMDGLLAGCAVRPEVEVTAYGRLPLAYSARCFTARHFNLQKDTCEFRCLQHAEGMPLKTREGEAFLTLNGIQTQSAKVYNLLGDLPALKASGVDVLRVLPQSESMPELLALFRRAIDGEIAPAEAFQQSQALMPEAPCNGFWHGKPGLEQYVAAA comes from the coding sequence GTGTGTTCGCGCCGCCATGAAATGCGCCTCGAAGACTGGTTCGACGTCGCCCGCGTGCTGGCCGAGGCCGGCAAGGAAGTGGTGTTTTCCTCGCTGGTGCTGATCGAATCCGAGTCGGACCTGAAGGTGCTGCGCAAGCTGGTCAATCAACCCGATTTCCGGGTCGAAGCCAATGACATGGCCGCCGTCCAGGCGCTGGTGCGTGCCGGCCACAAACACTGGGTTGCCGGGCCGACGCTGAACGTGTTCAACCCCGAGACCATGAATGTGTTCGCCGAACAGGGCGCCACGCGCTGGGCGGTGCCGCCCGAGATGGCGCGCGAAGCCATGGACGGCCTGCTCGCCGGCTGCGCGGTGCGCCCCGAGGTGGAAGTGACCGCCTATGGCCGCCTGCCGCTGGCCTACTCAGCACGTTGCTTCACTGCCCGCCACTTCAACCTGCAAAAAGACACCTGCGAGTTCCGCTGCCTGCAGCACGCCGAAGGCATGCCGCTCAAGACCCGCGAGGGCGAAGCCTTCCTGACGCTCAACGGCATCCAGACGCAATCGGCAAAGGTCTATAACCTGCTCGGCGACCTGCCGGCGCTCAAGGCCTCCGGCGTCGATGTGCTGCGCGTGCTGCCGCAGTCCGAATCCATGCCCGAGCTGCTGGCCCTGTTCCGCCGCGCCATCGATGGCGAGATCGCGCCCGCCGAGGCCTTCCAGCAATCCCAGGCCCTGATGCCCGAAGCGCCCTGCAATGGCTTCTGGCATGGCAAGCCGGGCCTCGAACAATACGTTGCCGCCGCCTGA
- a CDS encoding (2Fe-2S) ferredoxin domain-containing protein codes for MSYFSHHVFFCCNQREAGDTCCNAHGASELQTYAKERIAKLGLKGKGKVRINKAGCLDRCDEGPVLVVYPEEVWYTFVDKEDIDEIIDEHLVGGRVVTRLRI; via the coding sequence ATGAGTTATTTTTCGCATCACGTTTTCTTCTGCTGTAACCAGCGCGAGGCCGGCGACACCTGCTGCAACGCCCACGGCGCCAGCGAGCTGCAGACCTACGCCAAGGAGCGCATCGCCAAGCTCGGCCTGAAGGGCAAGGGCAAGGTGCGCATCAACAAGGCCGGCTGCCTTGACCGCTGCGACGAGGGGCCGGTGCTGGTCGTCTACCCCGAAGAGGTCTGGTACACCTTTGTCGACAAGGAAGACATCGACGAAATCATCGACGAACACCTGGTCGGCGGGCGCGTGGTGACGCGCCTGCGCATCTGA
- a CDS encoding alpha/beta hydrolase has translation MNKPLPTESVLLNGPAGSIEVLIDAPAEVRGIALVAHPHPLFGGANTNKVAHTLARTLRDLGYATLRPNFRGVGKSEGTHDHGIAETEDLLSVIAWAHSRWGMLPLALGGFSFGAFVQTRVAKRLADGVTPVERMVLVGLATGEVTGARQYSTETVPPDTLVIHGEADETVALANVLDWARPQVLPIVVVPGADHFFHGKLHHIRDLINQRWAPL, from the coding sequence ATGAACAAGCCCCTGCCGACAGAGTCTGTCCTGCTCAACGGGCCGGCGGGCAGCATCGAGGTGCTGATCGACGCCCCCGCCGAAGTGCGCGGCATTGCCCTGGTGGCCCATCCGCACCCGCTGTTCGGCGGCGCCAACACCAACAAGGTGGCCCACACCCTGGCCCGCACCCTGCGCGACCTGGGCTATGCCACGCTGCGCCCCAATTTCCGCGGCGTCGGCAAGAGCGAGGGCACGCACGACCACGGCATCGCCGAGACCGAAGACCTGCTGTCGGTCATTGCCTGGGCGCATTCGCGCTGGGGCATGCTGCCGCTGGCCCTCGGCGGCTTCTCGTTCGGCGCCTTCGTCCAGACCCGCGTGGCCAAGCGCCTGGCCGACGGCGTGACACCGGTCGAGCGCATGGTGCTGGTGGGCCTGGCCACCGGCGAAGTCACTGGTGCCCGCCAGTACAGCACCGAGACGGTTCCGCCCGACACCCTGGTCATCCATGGCGAAGCGGACGAGACCGTGGCGCTGGCCAATGTGCTCGACTGGGCCCGCCCGCAGGTGCTGCCGATCGTCGTCGTGCCCGGCGCCGATCACTTCTTCCACGGCAAGCTGCACCACATCCGCGATCTCATCAACCAGCGCTGGGCCCCCTTATAA
- a CDS encoding VanZ family protein codes for MRASTQLPRYLTLAYGLLVAYACLHPFTGWKTQGLPLFDFLLAPWPIYYRVEDIVLNVLGFIPLGFVLTAAWPAHWPRPRAVVLTVLICAVLSLSLETLQNFLPTRVASNVDLGANTLGGLLGALVGAALGQRIFDTRGWLHQWHDKRILDGHLGDLGVVLLALWLLAQLSPETLLFSVGDLRRLFDLPAPLPFSPERFMRLEAAIVATQLVAIGLVARACLQRFSLTLVVLICLGLGARTLAATSFYIPPRPLLWLTPGAIAGLGAGLPVLAATLALPHALRQTLAAVALLAGTVLVNVAPENPYLSFNQTLINQGHFLNFSGLTHLVASLWPFLALAYLSAVNLRRTTPR; via the coding sequence GTGCGCGCCTCCACTCAGCTGCCCCGCTACCTGACCCTGGCCTACGGCCTGCTGGTCGCCTATGCCTGCCTCCACCCCTTCACCGGGTGGAAAACGCAGGGGCTGCCGCTGTTCGACTTCCTCCTCGCGCCGTGGCCGATCTACTACCGGGTCGAGGACATCGTCCTCAACGTGCTCGGCTTCATCCCGCTCGGCTTCGTGCTCACCGCCGCCTGGCCTGCGCACTGGCCCCGGCCGCGCGCCGTCGTGCTCACCGTGCTGATCTGCGCCGTACTGAGCCTGTCGCTGGAGACCCTGCAGAACTTCCTGCCCACCCGCGTCGCCTCGAATGTCGACCTCGGCGCAAACACGCTCGGCGGCCTGCTCGGCGCGCTGGTCGGCGCCGCGCTCGGCCAGCGCATCTTCGACACCCGCGGCTGGCTGCACCAGTGGCACGACAAGCGCATTCTCGACGGCCACCTCGGCGACCTCGGCGTGGTGCTGCTGGCGCTGTGGCTGCTCGCCCAGCTCTCGCCCGAGACCCTGCTGTTCTCGGTCGGCGACCTGCGCCGGCTGTTCGACCTGCCGGCGCCGCTGCCCTTCAGCCCCGAGCGCTTCATGCGCCTGGAGGCGGCCATTGTCGCCACCCAGCTGGTGGCCATCGGCCTGGTCGCCCGCGCCTGCCTGCAGCGCTTCTCGCTGACCCTCGTGGTGCTGATCTGCCTGGGCCTGGGCGCACGCACGCTGGCCGCCACCAGCTTCTACATTCCGCCGCGCCCGCTGCTGTGGCTCACCCCCGGCGCCATCGCCGGGCTGGGCGCCGGCCTGCCGGTGCTGGCCGCCACCCTGGCCCTGCCCCACGCCCTGCGCCAGACCCTCGCCGCCGTCGCGCTGCTGGCCGGCACGGTGCTGGTCAACGTCGCCCCCGAAAACCCCTACCTGAGCTTCAACCAGACGCTGATCAACCAGGGCCACTTCCTCAACTTCAGCGGCCTCACCCACCTGGTGGCCAGCCTCTGGCCCTTCCTTGCGCTGGCCTACCTGAGCGCGGTCAACCTGCGCCGCACCACCCCTCGCTGA
- the ubiT gene encoding ubiquinone anaerobic biosynthesis accessory factor UbiT produces the protein MANIPAFRVPPVVGRLVARLPQLPPTLALVGALNLALGRILPKDDLEPLTGKRLQLDVTDAGLSLRFTLSARGFRPRFDRLSADLTLRAATRDYLALALREEDADTLFFSRRLVMEGDTDIGLLVKNTLDAVDWDALIAAAKPATVLARFKTPRLGTPAA, from the coding sequence ATGGCCAATATCCCCGCCTTCCGTGTACCGCCCGTCGTCGGCCGCCTGGTCGCCCGACTGCCGCAACTGCCGCCGACGCTGGCGCTGGTTGGCGCGCTGAACCTGGCGCTCGGTCGCATCCTGCCCAAGGACGACCTCGAACCGCTGACCGGCAAGCGCCTGCAGCTCGACGTCACCGACGCCGGACTGAGTCTGCGCTTTACCCTGTCGGCGCGTGGCTTCCGCCCACGCTTCGACCGTCTGTCCGCCGACCTCACCCTGCGCGCCGCCACCCGCGACTACCTCGCCCTGGCCCTGCGCGAGGAAGACGCCGACACCCTGTTCTTCAGCCGCCGCCTGGTCATGGAAGGCGACACCGACATCGGCCTGCTGGTCAAGAACACCCTCGACGCGGTGGACTGGGACGCGCTCATCGCCGCCGCCAAGCCGGCCACCGTACTGGCCCGCTTCAAGACCCCGCGACTGGGCACCCCCGCCGCCTGA